A part of Paenibacillus donghaensis genomic DNA contains:
- a CDS encoding ABC transporter permease codes for MVLPALVFIFIFSYLPMYGVLMAFQDYQLFGGFFNSPWVGTKHFAAFFSSPDFWTVMRNTIVISLLKLGIGFPAPILLALMLNEIRALLFKRIIQTVSYLPHFLSWVIVGGVVGSMLSTDNGSVNMLLLKLNLIHEPVSFLSVPEYFWGILVGTGIWKEMGFAAIVYLAAIAGIDPHLYEAAAIDGAGRFKQIQLITLPCIRPVIIIFMILAVGNILNAGFEDILILATNPVLRDVSDVIDTYVYRMGFLNNRYSYAAAAGLFKAIVSVGLLAAANRAARKMGSSLW; via the coding sequence ATGGTTCTGCCGGCGCTGGTGTTTATCTTTATCTTCAGCTACCTGCCCATGTACGGTGTTCTAATGGCTTTTCAGGATTATCAGCTCTTTGGCGGCTTCTTCAACAGTCCATGGGTTGGGACCAAACATTTCGCGGCTTTCTTCAGCTCCCCCGATTTCTGGACAGTGATGCGCAACACCATTGTCATCAGCTTGCTGAAGCTGGGCATCGGATTTCCGGCTCCCATTCTGCTCGCCCTGATGCTGAACGAAATCCGTGCGCTGCTGTTCAAAAGAATCATTCAGACCGTCAGCTATCTGCCGCATTTTCTGTCCTGGGTCATCGTCGGCGGGGTCGTCGGCTCGATGCTTTCGACTGATAATGGAAGCGTTAACATGCTGCTGCTGAAGCTGAATCTGATCCATGAGCCGGTCAGCTTCCTGTCTGTGCCGGAGTATTTCTGGGGCATTCTTGTCGGAACGGGAATCTGGAAGGAAATGGGGTTTGCCGCGATCGTATACCTGGCAGCGATTGCAGGGATCGATCCCCATCTCTACGAAGCCGCAGCCATAGACGGAGCCGGGCGCTTCAAACAGATTCAACTGATTACCTTACCCTGCATCCGGCCGGTTATTATTATCTTCATGATTCTGGCCGTGGGCAACATCCTGAATGCCGGGTTTGAGGATATTCTGATTCTGGCTACCAACCCTGTGCTGCGTGATGTGTCGGATGTTATTGATACGTATGTGTACCGGATGGGGTTTCTGAACAACCGCTACTCCTATGCGGCTGCAGCCGGATTGTTCAAGGCCATTGTCAGTGTCGGGCTGCTGGCGGCCGCTAACCGGGCAGCGAGAAAGATGGGCTCCAGCTTATGGTAA
- a CDS encoding cache domain-containing sensor histidine kinase: MRRLGNVPFGYKLIIPYVVCLLLAVLSVGMFAYTHSVNSLKEKTRENIQGTLRQMRDNIRYRTDDIERISSMLYYNYGLQNALRRYEQGWYSYDTMTRTLMPALDNLLNYTASNIGLSLYLRNDAISEVFYKDSEQNSLSSIKRYEIYHLKRIEQEDWYTGLNLAKQPMGFSQWRQITQDEAHGNISLLQRLDDIQRLKEIGLVRINVQISDLLNSVDYRKIGEYSMLTVLGADGRMLLQSSPEAGAVEAQGSSAHWLLLTEPLDGLGWQLQAHIPNSLFDASASKVRRMTLLVCLVSALVLSLLGILVSSYFSRRIQKIVASLNAFRDGDFQRRISYSGNDELAQIAAAFNRMGTNIEELIHSNYVANLQKKEAELESLQAQINPHFLYNTLSSISRLAQFGDTAKLHTLVQELAKFYRISLNRGEIQTTVAKEVEHAQAYIAIQGIKYGKRLSIYYDIDPEALEYTTVKLILQPLIENALEHAWFGATIAIRLVVEKLDHTIVFKVIDNGVGMNGDTITQIFAAEGPKIGYGIRNVDSRIKLHAGPGYGVVIGSRPGIGTTMQITIPCRK, translated from the coding sequence ATGAGGCGGCTTGGGAATGTCCCGTTTGGCTACAAGCTGATTATTCCTTATGTGGTGTGCTTGCTGCTGGCTGTGCTGAGTGTAGGAATGTTCGCGTATACTCATTCCGTGAATTCGCTTAAGGAAAAGACACGCGAGAACATTCAGGGAACCCTGCGGCAGATGCGCGACAATATCCGTTACCGCACCGACGATATTGAACGCATCTCCAGCATGCTCTATTACAATTATGGTCTGCAGAACGCGCTGCGCCGTTATGAGCAAGGCTGGTACAGCTACGATACGATGACCCGCACACTGATGCCGGCGCTCGATAATCTGCTTAATTACACGGCCAGCAATATAGGACTTAGCTTATATCTGCGCAATGATGCGATTTCGGAGGTGTTCTACAAGGACAGCGAGCAGAATTCCTTGTCTTCCATCAAGAGGTATGAGATTTATCATCTGAAGCGGATTGAGCAGGAGGACTGGTATACGGGCCTCAATCTCGCCAAGCAGCCTATGGGTTTCAGTCAGTGGCGCCAGATTACGCAGGATGAGGCGCATGGCAATATCTCGCTGCTGCAGCGGCTGGACGATATCCAGCGTCTGAAGGAAATTGGTCTGGTGCGGATCAATGTGCAGATCAGCGATCTGCTGAATTCAGTCGATTACCGCAAAATAGGCGAATACAGCATGCTCACGGTGCTCGGAGCCGATGGCCGCATGCTGCTGCAATCCTCGCCGGAGGCCGGAGCGGTAGAAGCCCAAGGCTCCTCTGCCCACTGGCTGCTGCTTACGGAACCGCTGGATGGACTCGGCTGGCAGCTCCAGGCGCATATCCCCAACAGCCTGTTCGATGCCAGTGCCAGCAAGGTGCGGCGGATGACCCTGCTGGTCTGCCTGGTAAGTGCGCTGGTGCTGAGTCTGCTGGGAATCCTGGTGTCGAGTTACTTCTCGCGACGGATTCAGAAGATTGTCGCTTCGCTGAATGCCTTCCGCGACGGCGACTTTCAGCGCCGGATCTCCTATAGTGGCAATGATGAATTGGCGCAGATTGCCGCTGCTTTTAACAGAATGGGCACCAATATTGAGGAATTGATCCACAGCAACTATGTAGCGAATCTCCAGAAGAAAGAAGCGGAGCTGGAGTCGCTGCAGGCCCAGATCAATCCGCATTTCCTCTATAATACACTCTCCTCGATCAGCCGTCTGGCCCAGTTCGGAGATACCGCCAAACTTCATACGCTGGTTCAGGAGCTGGCCAAGTTCTACCGGATTTCGCTCAACCGCGGAGAGATCCAGACCACGGTTGCCAAGGAAGTGGAGCATGCTCAGGCCTACATTGCCATTCAGGGCATCAAATACGGCAAACGGCTGAGCATTTATTATGACATCGACCCTGAGGCGCTGGAATATACGACGGTGAAGCTGATCCTTCAGCCGTTGATTGAAAATGCGCTGGAGCATGCCTGGTTCGGAGCGACAATTGCTATCCGGCTGGTTGTGGAGAAGCTGGACCACACTATTGTATTCAAGGTGATTGATAATGGCGTTGGGATGAACGGCGATACGATTACGCAGATTTTTGCTGCCGAAGGCCCGAAGATCGGCTACGGCATCCGCAATGTGGATTCCCGGATCAAGCTGCATGCCGGCCCAGGCTATGGTGTAGTCATCGGCAGCCGTCCCGGAATCGGCACGACCATGCAGATTACGATTCCTTGCCGGAAATGA
- a CDS encoding carbohydrate ABC transporter permease, producing the protein MMKLSAGDKVLQVFIYILMLLLGFVTLYPFWNSLVISLNSGADTALGGITFWPRSPTLDNYEVVFRDSRIGQAFLISALRTVSGTLLSVLFTAVLAYGLSRHELMGRKYYMVFCVVTMYFSGGLIPTFLLLREFGMMDTFWVLIIPGMISVYNMIIFRTFFLGLPAGLAESARIDGCNHIGVLIRIILPISGPVVATLSLFTAVYHWNEWFSASIYINNPNLIPIQTLLKQILNSNIVTDQLLQAIGTNAAAQDRLSLVQTVTSKSLIMATTMVATLPIVLVYPFLQKYFVKGVLIGSIKE; encoded by the coding sequence ATGATGAAGCTTTCGGCGGGTGACAAGGTTCTCCAGGTGTTCATCTACATTCTGATGCTGCTGCTGGGCTTCGTCACCCTCTACCCCTTCTGGAACTCATTGGTCATCTCGCTTAACTCGGGGGCGGATACCGCCCTTGGCGGCATTACCTTCTGGCCCCGCAGTCCGACACTGGATAACTATGAGGTGGTCTTCCGCGACAGCCGCATCGGGCAGGCTTTCCTGATCTCCGCCCTGCGGACGGTATCCGGCACACTGCTGTCCGTGCTGTTCACAGCCGTTCTGGCCTACGGCCTCTCCAGGCATGAGCTGATGGGCCGCAAATATTATATGGTGTTCTGTGTGGTGACGATGTATTTCAGCGGCGGGCTGATTCCAACCTTCCTGCTGCTGCGCGAGTTCGGGATGATGGATACCTTCTGGGTACTGATTATTCCCGGCATGATCAGCGTGTACAATATGATTATTTTCCGGACGTTTTTTCTCGGGCTGCCCGCCGGGCTGGCCGAATCGGCGAGGATTGACGGCTGCAATCATATCGGCGTGCTGATCCGGATTATTCTGCCCATCTCCGGGCCGGTGGTAGCTACATTGTCGCTGTTTACCGCCGTTTATCACTGGAATGAGTGGTTCTCGGCCAGCATCTATATTAATAATCCGAATTTGATCCCGATCCAGACGCTGCTGAAGCAGATCCTCAATTCCAACATTGTCACGGATCAGCTGCTTCAGGCGATAGGCACCAACGCGGCTGCCCAGGACCGCCTGTCATTGGTTCAGACTGTAACGAGCAAATCCCTGATTATGGCTACAACGATGGTTGCCACGCTGCCCATAGTGCTGGTATATCCATTTTTGCAGAAATATTTTGTCAAAGGTGTACTGATCGGCTCCATTAAGGAATAA
- a CDS encoding response regulator, with the protein MYKVLLVDDELLDLEGLERFMDWEGLGMEVCAAASSGFEALEVLNTQPVDIIVTDIKMPIMSGMELARRAYELRRQLKIVFVSGYEDFQYAKQAISMSASGYVLKPVDDKDMHKTLLEVKEALDRERQHSHLEQYFSDSEPLLRRELFHQLLDGMPDEERVLSLLQRIGMPWRSGRWYVALLEPDDLTWKLHGYGEGERAAIEKRLDSAIGQFCAEERIQACKLDRQHTALILEEEYDSARLRGLIRQAGNGIPLTVTIGVGPAVDSLGGLHLSFEGAREALGLKLFLGKSRLIAHTAAKGPITEQAKDLDSILQSLFLAMSTYRLVAVDDCNEELFVLVGNLETKLEIYQLFLHIVSKLDSYLHTLNEDFYMLLGLDRKHLNILYHFETIEDMKSWLRRRMFELSELLQHKRQGKKRKLVEEIEQYISRNLEHNVMLRDAANHFSFSPNHLGQIFYEETGIYFSDYVSLKRLERAKALLRDPKLKVYEAAHLAGYKNLSHFSKQFKENYGVSPGDYRRHL; encoded by the coding sequence ATGTACAAGGTGCTGCTGGTAGACGACGAATTGCTGGATCTTGAAGGGCTGGAGCGCTTTATGGACTGGGAAGGCCTGGGCATGGAGGTATGTGCTGCGGCCAGCAGCGGGTTCGAGGCGCTGGAGGTGCTGAACACACAACCCGTGGATATTATCGTTACGGATATCAAGATGCCAATTATGTCGGGCATGGAGCTGGCGCGCAGGGCTTATGAGCTGCGGCGTCAGCTTAAGATTGTTTTTGTGAGCGGATACGAGGATTTCCAATATGCCAAGCAGGCGATTTCGATGAGCGCGTCAGGGTACGTGCTGAAGCCTGTGGATGACAAGGATATGCACAAGACGCTGTTGGAGGTGAAGGAAGCGCTGGACCGTGAGCGGCAGCATTCCCATCTGGAGCAGTATTTCTCGGACTCCGAGCCGCTGTTGCGGCGCGAATTGTTCCATCAGCTGCTGGACGGGATGCCGGATGAAGAACGCGTATTGTCCCTGCTGCAGCGGATCGGCATGCCGTGGCGCTCCGGCCGCTGGTATGTGGCGCTGCTGGAGCCGGATGATCTAACCTGGAAGCTGCATGGCTACGGAGAAGGTGAGCGGGCGGCGATTGAGAAAAGACTGGACTCGGCGATTGGCCAATTCTGCGCCGAGGAGCGCATTCAGGCCTGCAAGCTGGACCGCCAGCATACGGCCCTTATTCTGGAGGAGGAGTACGACAGTGCCAGGCTGCGGGGTCTGATCCGCCAGGCGGGGAACGGAATTCCGCTCACCGTTACCATTGGCGTAGGTCCTGCCGTGGACAGTCTGGGCGGGCTGCATCTTTCTTTTGAGGGAGCCAGGGAGGCGCTGGGCCTGAAGCTGTTTCTGGGCAAAAGCAGGCTGATTGCCCACACCGCAGCCAAAGGGCCGATTACGGAGCAGGCCAAGGACCTCGACAGCATCCTGCAATCCCTGTTTCTGGCCATGTCCACATACCGGCTGGTGGCGGTGGATGACTGCAATGAGGAGCTGTTTGTGCTGGTGGGAAATCTGGAGACGAAGCTGGAGATCTATCAGCTGTTCCTGCACATTGTATCCAAGCTGGACAGCTATCTGCATACACTGAATGAGGATTTCTACATGCTGCTTGGATTGGACCGCAAGCATCTGAACATCCTGTATCATTTCGAAACGATCGAGGATATGAAATCCTGGCTGCGGCGGCGGATGTTCGAGCTGTCCGAGCTGCTGCAGCACAAGCGGCAGGGCAAGAAGCGCAAGCTGGTCGAGGAGATCGAGCAGTATATCAGCCGGAATCTGGAGCACAACGTCATGCTGCGGGATGCGGCCAATCATTTCTCTTTCTCGCCGAATCATCTGGGTCAGATTTTCTATGAAGAGACCGGGATCTATTTCTCCGACTATGTGAGCCTGAAGCGGCTGGAACGGGCCAAGGCCTTGCTGAGAGATCCGAAGCTGAAGGTCTATGAGGCTGCCCATCTGGCAGGCTACAAGAATCTTTCCCATTTCAGCAAGCAATTCAAGGAGAATTATGGGGTGAGCCCGGGCGATTATCGGAGGCATTTGTAA
- a CDS encoding extracellular solute-binding protein, giving the protein MKRKRSTRLLPLVVLLCTALLAGCGGNNAAAPSTPEPTQAPAATEAATTAAPEENATAASKVKPVTFSYYSNYDWDTTEPWGEDSTTKWISDNLKVNMTAIQSSGAAETKLSTMIASGSLPDVMMMDRGANVERLRQNGLLVAFDEYLDKYPNLKNNAGEATLGMLRSEDGKLYQFPNWYTSSPNGNGGWIINKKIYKELGSPKLETFDDLYAYLLQVKEKYPDVVPLEIGAKARGLETMYGGWAENKPYLPKANPSGNALTSIFTDEVYIQNIQYASKLFREKLITQDVFTQTADQLSEKLNTGRVAVFVDGDVANPGAKANAMLQATDPEAGFDIIPPIHKAGLDPAKITPNNYNSLGWNVLVITKSAKDPEAIFSYLDWVTSDEGQRILNFGRQGLFWDEVDADGVPIPNDAALNTAQAEKSKEKIGRFNWVGNTTFIDQTKAKMDALLPIEKQNWTTLAQTKVTWKTSRNFTEFVNLDPLPDSEEGTIATTVNDIFLEVNAKALYAKNEEEVSKLLTKADEDAKRAGYEKLLTFQTERWKNNLSKLK; this is encoded by the coding sequence TTGAAAAGAAAACGCTCAACACGCTTATTGCCGCTGGTTGTCCTGCTCTGCACCGCACTGCTCGCGGGCTGCGGCGGCAACAATGCCGCTGCTCCGAGCACCCCGGAGCCAACCCAGGCACCGGCTGCCACGGAAGCGGCGACGACGGCTGCGCCGGAGGAGAATGCAACAGCTGCAAGCAAGGTCAAACCTGTTACATTCAGCTATTACAGCAATTATGACTGGGATACCACAGAGCCTTGGGGTGAGGACTCCACCACCAAGTGGATCTCGGATAACCTGAAGGTGAATATGACCGCCATCCAGTCAAGCGGTGCAGCAGAGACGAAGCTCAGCACAATGATTGCTTCAGGCAGCCTGCCGGATGTGATGATGATGGACCGGGGGGCCAACGTAGAGCGGCTGCGCCAGAACGGTCTGCTCGTAGCTTTTGATGAATACCTGGATAAATACCCGAATCTGAAGAACAACGCCGGTGAAGCCACGCTTGGCATGCTCCGCTCCGAGGACGGCAAGCTGTATCAATTCCCGAACTGGTATACCTCCAGCCCGAACGGCAATGGCGGCTGGATCATCAACAAGAAGATTTACAAGGAGCTGGGTTCGCCCAAGCTGGAGACCTTTGACGATTTATATGCCTATCTGCTGCAGGTGAAGGAGAAATATCCCGATGTCGTGCCGCTTGAGATCGGCGCCAAAGCCAGAGGGCTGGAAACCATGTATGGGGGCTGGGCCGAGAACAAACCTTATCTGCCCAAAGCCAATCCGTCGGGCAATGCGCTGACCTCAATTTTTACAGATGAAGTCTATATCCAGAACATACAATATGCCAGCAAGCTGTTCCGCGAGAAGCTGATCACCCAGGATGTGTTCACTCAGACCGCCGACCAGCTCTCAGAGAAGCTGAACACAGGCCGGGTAGCGGTATTCGTGGATGGCGACGTAGCCAATCCGGGAGCCAAGGCCAATGCCATGCTGCAGGCCACCGACCCGGAGGCAGGTTTTGATATCATTCCACCGATTCATAAAGCCGGCCTTGATCCGGCCAAAATTACACCGAACAACTACAACTCGCTGGGCTGGAATGTGCTGGTCATTACCAAAAGCGCCAAGGACCCGGAAGCCATCTTCTCTTATCTGGACTGGGTGACTAGCGATGAAGGACAGCGTATCCTCAATTTCGGCCGTCAGGGACTCTTCTGGGATGAAGTGGATGCGGATGGCGTTCCAATTCCGAATGATGCTGCACTGAATACGGCGCAGGCCGAGAAGAGCAAGGAGAAGATTGGGCGCTTCAACTGGGTAGGCAACACCACCTTCATCGACCAGACGAAAGCGAAGATGGATGCCCTGCTGCCGATTGAGAAGCAGAACTGGACGACGCTGGCGCAAACTAAGGTGACCTGGAAGACCTCCAGGAACTTCACGGAATTCGTCAATCTCGATCCGCTGCCCGATTCGGAGGAAGGTACCATTGCCACAACTGTAAATGATATTTTCCTGGAAGTGAACGCGAAGGCGCTGTACGCCAAGAACGAAGAGGAAGTCAGCAAGCTGCTCACCAAGGCCGATGAGGATGCCAAACGTGCAGGATATGAGAAGCTGCTGACCTTCCAGACCGAAAGATGGAAGAACAACCTCAGTAAGCTGAAATAA